A window of Triplophysa dalaica isolate WHDGS20190420 chromosome 7, ASM1584641v1, whole genome shotgun sequence contains these coding sequences:
- the hspb9 gene encoding heat shock protein beta-9 — protein sequence MQTEHLVRVQPILQDTEEPPNALGFPDEQKEEEMSQSPTKNFFMDDPFFTQSHFLWPRRILALSSFREDFLERRAQLIQSLRNEIRDGLLKDLSEDLHREFFKSLDDQCCSSAETDQNNKGDLSLTLDTQGFSPEDVTVTISGGRVEVMGAKQTEKEGSSSSTSTNADSKAKGFVQAVELPDHLDPATLTCSLGEEGLLHIETQESKEQTPEEHVIPIRFRTSLNFPIRKDSTNKKEDDV from the coding sequence ATGCAAACAGAGCATCTGGTGAGAGTACAACCAATCCTTCAAGACACCGAAGAACCTCCAAACGCTTTAGGGTTCCCAGACgaacagaaagaagaagaaatgtcCCAGTCTCCCACCAAGAACTTCTTCATGGATGACCCTTTCTTCACACAGTCCCACTTCTTGTGGCCCAGACGCATCCTGGCTCTTTCTAGCTTCAGAGAGGACTTTCTGGAGCGCAGAGCTCAACTGATTCAGAGCCTCAGGAATGAGATCAGAGACGGCTTGCTAAAGGATCTGAGTGAGGATCTCCACAGAGAGTTCTTCAAGAGTCTAGATGATCAGTGCTGCTCTAGCGCAGAAACAGACCAGAACAACAAGGGAGACCTGTCTCTTACTCTGGACACTCAGGGGTTCTCTCCAGAAGATGTCACTGTGACAATATCTGGGGGACGAGTGGAAGTCATGGGAGccaaacagacagagaaagagggTTCCTCTTCATCCACCAGCACTAATGCAGACTCAAAGGCCAAGGGATTTGTTCAAGCTGTGGAGCTTCCTGATCACCTGGATCCAGCCACCTTGACTTGCTCACTTGGGGAAGAAGGTCTCCTGCATATAGAGACACAAGAGTCTAAAGAGCAGACGCCAGAAGAGCATGTCATTCCCATTCGCTTCCGAACATCACTGAATTTCCCCATCAGGAAGGACAGCACAAACAAAAAGGAGGATGATGTTTAG
- the pyya gene encoding peptide YY-A produces the protein MAVMVKPWAVIATFVLCVLLCLGTFVEAYPPKPENPGDDAPPDELAKYYTALRHYINLITRQRYGKRSTSEDVMAEMLFGDDTDRKQRSRYDDSYMW, from the exons ATGGCTGTCATGGTTAAGCCTTGGGCCGTCATCGCCACTTTCGTCCTGTGCGTGCTTCTGTGTCTCGGGACCTTTGTGGAAGCCTATCCGCCCAAACCAGAGAACCCTGGAGATGACGCTCCCCCGGATGAGCTAGCCAAATATTACACTGCGCTGAGACATTACATCAACCTCATCACGAGACAAAG GTATGGAAAAAGGTCCACCTCAGAAGATGTAATGGCGGAGATGCTTTTTGGGGATGACACAGACCGTAAACAGAGATCAAG ATATGATGACTCTTACATGTGGTGA